Within Halopelagius longus, the genomic segment CGGTCGGTCCGACGCTACTCGTCTTCTTCCCGCACCGGAACGTACGACCGCCCGGCACCTCTGCCGAGAACCCACTCTCGCGTCGTCAGTTTTCGCTCGGCCCCGTCCTTGCGCGCGATGTCGAGGCGTTCCTCCGTCGTCTGGAAGTAGTTGACCACCGTCACCAGCAAGACGCCGCCGACGGTGTTCCCGAGGAGGACGGGCAGCACGAACCCGCCCAGACCGGCGACGAGCGACCCCCGTCCGGTGAAGACGAGGTACATCAGTTCGGTGAACGAGACGACCGAGTGATAGAGGTTGCCGAACGGGATAGCCAAGAACGCGATGTAGACGACGACCAGGCGCGTGGTGTTGTCGCTGACGGCGTACACCAACCAGACGACGCCCGCGACGATGAGTCCGGCGAACGCCGCCTTGAAGAACAGGCTCCAGAACGCCGTCTCGATACCCTTCGTCGCGAGGTACGCGGCGGCCTCCGCGCCGTCCGCAGAGAGGACGCCGCCCCGCGCGAGGACGAGCGCCCCCAGTCCGCCGCCGGCGAAGTTGCCGAGGACGACGACGGTCCAGATCGTGAGCAGTCGGGGGACGCTGGCGAGTCGTTCCAAGACGAGAACGACCGGCGGGAGCGTGTTCTCGGTGTACAGTTGGTAGCCGCCGAGGATGATGAAGACGAACCCCAGCGGGTACAGCAGGGCGCTGAGAACCGGGTCGCGGCCGGTGGCCGCCGTCATCGACGCGTACAGCAGGTAGGTGACGGTGATGGCGAACCCGGCGGCGAGTGCGCTGAAGAACAGTTCTCGAAGCCCGGTCGTGGCCTCCTCGTCGGCGGCGGCGACGATGCGCTGGAACACCTCGTGGGTCTCGAACTGGTCCCGGACGACACTCCCCACCGCGGGCGCGCCGCGCCTCGACTGTTCTATCGCCTCGCGTACCGTCTCGTTCTCCGGCGTGTCGTCGGCCATCAACTCCACCGTGCGGACGCGTGCGGAAAATGCCTCTCGGCCCCCGTTATCATCACAGCCACGGCGACGGCCGGCGGACGGCCGTCAGTCGTCGGTGTCGACGCTCCCCCGTTCGCGCAGGAGTCCCGCGGCCGTCCCGGCCCAGTCCGCGCGGGCGAACGCCGCGACGGCGAACAGGCCCATCCAGCAGTACGCGAGGAAGACGCCGGCGTAGACGCCGAACAGGCCGAGTCCCAACCACTCGACGGCGAGGTAGGAGAAGCCGACGAAGAACCCGAACATGCCGGTGACGCGGGCGAGGAACGGGAGCCGAGTCGCCCCCGCGCCCTGTAGCGCGCCCGAGAGCGCGACGAACACCGAGAGCATCGGCGCGGAGAGGCCGTAGACGACGGCGAACTCCGCCGCGTACGTGAGCGCTCCGGGCGACCCGCCGAACCCGAGGACGGAGACGACGGGGTCCGCGAACGCCGCGAGGACGAGTCCGATGCCGCCGACGGAACACAGAGAGAGGGCGGCGGTGGCCCACCCCTCGTACCGGGCGACGGACTCCTCGCCGCGTCCCAACGCCTGCCCGACGAGGATGCTCCCCGCGACGTTGTACCCGCGGGAGAGCGGACTCGTCACCTGCTGGTACACCCGGCGACCGACCTGAAAGCCGGCGTTGACGACATCGCCCGAGACTGCGGCGCTCGCACTTCCTAACGAGAGCAACAGCGCGTTGAACGGGAACTCCGCGAGTTCGGTGGCGAACCCCTCCGCCGCCCGCGGGACGGCGACGCGGACGAGTTGCACCGCCACCGTTCGGTCGGTGGGGCGCGCGAAGGCGACGGGCGAGTCCGGGCGGTAGATGGCCGCGACGAGCAGTGCCGCAGAGAGGACGTTCGCCGCCGAGGTGGCGAGGCCGACGCCGAAGACGCCCCACGCCGGGAGGACGGCGACGCCGAAGCCGAGTCCGAGCGACAGAGCGACGTTGACGCCGTTGGCGAGGACGTTGACGTACATCGGCGTCCGGGTGTCGCCCAGCCCCTGCAACGCGCGAGCGCCGACGAGAGCGACGTGGCGCGCGGGCGCGGTGGCGAAGACGACGGCGAGGTACGTCCCGCCTAGGCGCACCGCCTCGTCGCTGGCGGGGAACAGCCCCACCGCCCACTCCGAAAAGAGGACGCCGAAGGCGACGAACGGGACGCCGGTGAGGAAGGCGATGAGGAGGCCCTGCGTCACCGCCTCGTCGCGGTTCGCCTCGGCACCGCTTCCGGTGTCCTGACTGGAGAGGGCGATGGCGGCCCCGCCGAGTCCGAGGCCGATTCTGAGCGGGAACCGCGCGAACAGGTCGGCCAGACCGATGGCGACGACGGCGGCGGGCGACAGCGCGGCGGTGACGAGGATGTCCACCGTCCGCATCAGCGTCCGCGTGGTCTGTTCGGCCATCACCGGCCACGCGAGCGAGAACACGCGACGCCAGACGCCGCGGAGTCGCTCGAAGTCCATGGAGAAACGTGTGCTGTCGGACGCTTGACCCTACCGAAAGGGGAAGGCCGAGCGAACTTTGTCCGTCGACGACGACGCCCCCGCCGTGACCGACGTGTTCGTCTACGGGACGCTGACCGACTCCGACAGAGTCGCATCGCTCCTCGAAGAGTGGTCGTTCGGACCGGGCGCCCGCCTCCGCGGACTCCACCGCGTCGAGGGGGAGTACCCGACGCTCCTCCCCGGCGGGTCCGTCGAGGGGCGCATCCTCCGGACGGACGAACTCTCGACGCTCGACCGGTACGAGGGCGTCGCCTCCGGCCTCTACGTCCGCGTGAGCGTCCCCTACGCGGACGGGTGGGACGCGTGCGGCGACGGCGACTCGGCGGGCGCGCGCCGCGGCGCGGACGACTCCGCAATCGTGTACGTCGGCGACCCCGCACGCCTCGGCGTCGAGGCGGACGCCGAATGGCCGAATTCGGGGGACTTCGCCTCCCGAGTCCGCCGATTCGTCGCCGAGGAGCGAGTCGTCGTCCACCCTGAAGAGAAAGTATCCGACGCGTGAACGACAGCCGTCAGACGCCCCGTTCGCCCCGACGCCGTCCTTCGATTTCACTTTCGCTCCGGGTACATGACGTTTATATAGTGCGCGGAACGAAAAACAGATGCACGTCACACGCGTGCATTCCCCCCCTTTCCCCCCTTCTACACTCCTTAGCGGCGGCCTCGTCTCGGCCAGGCGGCCGACGGCGCGGAGGCGGGTTCCCGTCCCCGACCCGACGCCCCAAAACGATTAACCGAGACCACTGGGAACCGCAAGCATGCTCTCGCTCTCGGATGTTACTGCGGCGCGCGACCGAATCGAAGACGTGGCGAGGCGGACACCGTTGGACTACTCGCACACGTTCTCGGAGATGACGGGCGCGGAGGTGTACCTGAAACTGGAGAACTTCCAGCGGACGGGGGCGTTCAAGATTCGCGGCGCGATGAACTGCATCGCCACCCTCTCGGAGGAACAGAAGGCCGCGGGGGTGGTGACGGCGAGTGCCGGGAACCACGCGCAGGGCGTCGCACTCGCGGCGACGCGGGCGGGCGTGAACTCGAAGATAGTGATGCCGGAGCACGCCCCCATCTCGAAGGTGAAGGCGACGGAACGCTACGGCGGCGAGACAGTCCTCCAC encodes:
- a CDS encoding MATE family efflux transporter — its product is MDFERLRGVWRRVFSLAWPVMAEQTTRTLMRTVDILVTAALSPAAVVAIGLADLFARFPLRIGLGLGGAAIALSSQDTGSGAEANRDEAVTQGLLIAFLTGVPFVAFGVLFSEWAVGLFPASDEAVRLGGTYLAVVFATAPARHVALVGARALQGLGDTRTPMYVNVLANGVNVALSLGLGFGVAVLPAWGVFGVGLATSAANVLSAALLVAAIYRPDSPVAFARPTDRTVAVQLVRVAVPRAAEGFATELAEFPFNALLLSLGSASAAVSGDVVNAGFQVGRRVYQQVTSPLSRGYNVAGSILVGQALGRGEESVARYEGWATAALSLCSVGGIGLVLAAFADPVVSVLGFGGSPGALTYAAEFAVVYGLSAPMLSVFVALSGALQGAGATRLPFLARVTGMFGFFVGFSYLAVEWLGLGLFGVYAGVFLAYCWMGLFAVAAFARADWAGTAAGLLRERGSVDTDD
- a CDS encoding gamma-glutamylcyclotransferase family protein, whose protein sequence is MSVDDDAPAVTDVFVYGTLTDSDRVASLLEEWSFGPGARLRGLHRVEGEYPTLLPGGSVEGRILRTDELSTLDRYEGVASGLYVRVSVPYADGWDACGDGDSAGARRGADDSAIVYVGDPARLGVEADAEWPNSGDFASRVRRFVAEERVVVHPEEKVSDA